One Rhodoferax ferrireducens T118 DNA segment encodes these proteins:
- a CDS encoding YXWGXW repeat-containing protein, whose protein sequence is MKPSNKVRHLVLSVLVAASAVAVPAFAQVSVNINLAPPAPLYEVRPVIAPGYAWAPGYWVLMGDRHVWVRGRTIVQREGYRWAPDHWEQRNNIYVRQPGYWQRDDNYKSIKMEKQKKPKHWDKGQGQGGKHGNKGKRND, encoded by the coding sequence ATGAAACCAAGCAATAAAGTCCGGCATCTCGTGCTGTCCGTGTTGGTGGCGGCCAGTGCCGTTGCCGTGCCTGCATTTGCGCAAGTCAGCGTCAACATCAACCTGGCGCCGCCGGCACCGCTGTATGAAGTCAGGCCTGTCATCGCGCCGGGCTACGCCTGGGCGCCGGGTTACTGGGTGCTGATGGGTGATCGTCACGTCTGGGTGCGCGGACGCACCATCGTTCAGCGCGAGGGCTATCGCTGGGCGCCGGATCACTGGGAGCAGCGTAACAACATCTATGTGCGCCAACCCGGCTATTGGCAGCGCGATGACAACTACAAGAGCATCAAGATGGAAAAACAGAAGAAACCCAAGCACTGGGATAAGGGCCAGGGCCAGGGCGGCAAGCACGGCAACAAGGGCAAGCGCAACGATTGA
- a CDS encoding general secretion pathway protein GspB produces MSYILDALKRADTERERGNVPGLHTRQLATPTGPTVPGARSSLWLAVAAAVALGGIGVGLWLWLTPADTPRPVVLKPVVVQPPVNAPAPVAAVAPKSTPAPTATPAATATLPPTVAAPPTQVAALPVMPTTVKPRPEPTRAAPAVATPAPPKAEVKPGPIPPAAAPATAALTAVPLLSDLPEDLRRQVPALTITGAVYSENPAQRLLLVNNLVLAQGALAAPEVKLEEIQARSSVFSFRGTRFRVAH; encoded by the coding sequence ATGTCCTATATCCTCGACGCCCTCAAGCGGGCCGATACCGAACGCGAACGCGGCAACGTGCCCGGCTTGCACACGCGCCAACTGGCGACCCCGACCGGCCCAACCGTGCCCGGTGCGCGCAGCTCGCTCTGGCTGGCCGTCGCCGCTGCCGTGGCGCTGGGCGGCATCGGCGTCGGCCTGTGGCTCTGGCTAACACCGGCCGACACCCCGCGCCCGGTGGTTCTGAAACCGGTCGTCGTTCAGCCCCCGGTGAACGCACCGGCGCCGGTCGCAGCCGTGGCGCCAAAGTCAACACCGGCACCGACAGCAACACCCGCGGCCACAGCGACACTGCCGCCGACCGTGGCGGCGCCACCCACTCAGGTGGCCGCCTTGCCTGTCATGCCCACCACCGTCAAACCAAGACCGGAGCCCACGCGTGCCGCGCCTGCCGTTGCCACACCAGCGCCGCCCAAGGCCGAGGTCAAACCTGGGCCCATCCCCCCGGCTGCTGCGCCAGCCACCGCAGCCTTGACGGCGGTGCCGCTGCTCAGTGATCTGCCCGAAGACCTGCGGCGCCAAGTCCCCGCGTTGACCATCACCGGCGCCGTGTACTCGGAGAATCCGGCACAGCGCCTGCTCCTGGTCAACAACCTGGTGCTGGCCCAAGGCGCTCTGGCGGCGCCCGAGGTGAAACTGGAGGAAATTCAGGCGCGCAGCTCGGTGTTCAGCTTCCGCGGCACGCGCTTTCGCGTCGCGCATTAG